One segment of Limisphaerales bacterium DNA contains the following:
- a CDS encoding DUF1800 domain-containing protein — translation MGRINNPTGILAPHDTRQWTRRDATHLLWRTQFGATAAEVTAAQKGGLAKTLDRLLTPQKETADFADTESLLREAAYDTGAVGDLQSWWLHRMHYTANPLTEKLALFWHNHFATSFSKVQSVPHMTVQNDRFRAESLGNFRTLLHAMAKDVAMLIWLDSNANRKRHANENFAREVMELFSLGEGNYTEDDIKQAARAFTGWHVRDDKFWFNTRQHDVTNKTLFGKTANLDGGEVIDLCLAHKACARFIAFKLLRAFVLDQPTEAHITALAARLRTHDFAMRPVMRELLGSRLFFSATARHARIKEPLELTLGACRALGVRPNLQAVNRVSGQLGQSVFEPPTVKGWEGGRLWITSASLLQRNNFAMALLGGQMGQVTEPNRSGDHYRELLLSREVRGLAEAKDEPRKLVHLMMTLPEFQLT, via the coding sequence ATGGGCCGAATAAATAATCCAACGGGAATCCTCGCCCCGCACGACACGCGCCAATGGACGCGACGCGACGCCACGCATTTGCTGTGGCGCACCCAATTCGGCGCCACGGCCGCCGAAGTGACCGCTGCCCAAAAGGGTGGCTTGGCAAAAACATTGGATCGACTGCTCACGCCGCAAAAAGAAACAGCGGATTTTGCGGACACCGAATCGCTCCTGCGCGAAGCGGCTTACGACACCGGCGCAGTGGGCGATCTGCAGTCGTGGTGGCTGCATCGGATGCATTACACCGCCAATCCACTTACGGAAAAGCTCGCGCTCTTTTGGCACAATCATTTTGCCACTTCGTTTTCCAAAGTGCAAAGCGTGCCGCATATGACCGTGCAGAATGATCGATTCCGCGCCGAATCACTCGGCAATTTTCGCACGCTGCTGCACGCGATGGCGAAGGATGTGGCGATGCTCATTTGGCTGGACAGCAACGCCAACCGCAAGCGGCACGCAAATGAAAATTTCGCGCGCGAGGTGATGGAACTTTTCAGCCTCGGCGAAGGCAACTACACCGAGGACGACATCAAACAGGCCGCGCGCGCCTTCACCGGCTGGCATGTGCGCGATGACAAGTTTTGGTTCAACACACGCCAGCACGATGTCACGAACAAAACTTTATTTGGCAAAACGGCCAACCTTGACGGCGGCGAGGTGATCGATCTGTGTCTCGCGCACAAGGCGTGCGCGCGCTTCATCGCCTTTAAATTGCTGCGCGCCTTTGTGCTCGATCAACCCACCGAAGCCCACATCACCGCGCTGGCCGCGCGCTTGCGCACGCACGATTTCGCGATGCGTCCGGTGATGCGCGAGCTGTTGGGATCCCGATTATTTTTCAGTGCCACAGCGCGACACGCGCGCATCAAGGAACCGCTGGAACTCACGCTGGGCGCGTGTCGGGCGCTGGGGGTTCGGCCCAATTTGCAGGCGGTTAATCGCGTGTCCGGTCAGCTGGGCCAATCGGTTTTTGAGCCGCCCACGGTGAAAGGCTGGGAAGGCGGCCGCCTGTGGATCACCTCCGCCTCACTATTGCAGCGCAATAATTTTGCGATGGCATTGTTGGGCGGACAAATGGGGCAAGTGACCGAGCCAAACAGGAGCGGTGATCATTATCGCGAGCTGCTGCTTTCGCGCGAAGTGCGCGGATTGGCCGAGGCAAAAGATGAGCCGCGCAAACTGGTGCACCTAATGATGACGCTGCCGGAATTTCAACTCACCTAA
- a CDS encoding DUF1501 domain-containing protein, whose protein sequence is MNTRRTFLKSIGAIGASGLVALGTRPHPVFARAAQPNPDGRILVLVQLAGGNDGLNTVVPFEEDNYRKLRPSLGIGKGAALKLEGALGLHPQMQGFKELFDDGALGIAQGIGYPNPNRSHFRSMDIWHTAKPNIEDKRDGWLGRAFDASAKMLGGTVPAVALGTDRLPLSLVSTKFTVPTVRSLRDYQLQLRGTKAEQAAHRARMRKLADGGSAGNSDLDFLRRTATTALDTSAKIAEVMSDYKPAKPYPQNGLGQRLKSVAQLITADLGASVYFVSLGGFDTHAEQEGAHAGLMQELSSALAAFHADLKGHGLSKRVLTATFSEFGRRVKENGSLGTDHGAAGPMFFIGDAVKAGVHGKHPSLTDLDQGDLKHHTDFRSVYTTLLTDWLNWPAEAAVGGKYAKLKLLA, encoded by the coding sequence ATGAACACACGACGCACTTTTCTGAAATCCATAGGAGCGATAGGCGCCTCCGGCTTGGTGGCTTTGGGCACCCGACCCCATCCGGTGTTCGCGCGCGCGGCGCAACCCAATCCCGATGGACGCATCCTCGTGCTGGTGCAACTCGCCGGCGGCAATGATGGGCTCAACACGGTGGTGCCGTTTGAGGAAGATAATTATCGCAAGCTGCGCCCCAGCCTCGGCATTGGCAAAGGTGCGGCACTGAAGCTCGAGGGCGCGCTGGGGCTGCATCCGCAAATGCAGGGTTTCAAGGAATTGTTCGATGACGGCGCGCTGGGCATCGCGCAGGGCATCGGTTATCCGAACCCGAACCGCTCGCACTTTCGCAGCATGGACATTTGGCACACCGCAAAGCCGAACATCGAGGACAAGCGCGACGGCTGGCTCGGGCGCGCATTTGATGCCTCGGCAAAAATGCTCGGCGGCACAGTGCCGGCCGTGGCGTTGGGCACGGATCGGTTGCCGTTGAGTTTGGTGTCCACAAAATTCACCGTGCCCACGGTGCGCAGTCTGCGCGATTATCAATTGCAACTACGCGGCACCAAAGCCGAACAAGCCGCGCACCGCGCGCGGATGCGCAAGCTGGCCGACGGTGGCAGCGCGGGCAATAGTGATTTGGATTTTCTGCGGCGTACCGCCACCACGGCACTGGATACTTCGGCGAAAATTGCCGAGGTGATGTCCGATTATAAACCGGCTAAGCCGTATCCGCAAAACGGCCTCGGCCAGCGGCTCAAGAGCGTGGCGCAACTCATCACGGCGGACCTCGGCGCGAGTGTTTATTTTGTGTCGCTCGGCGGCTTCGACACGCACGCCGAGCAGGAAGGCGCGCATGCGGGGTTAATGCAGGAACTGTCCTCTGCACTGGCGGCGTTCCATGCCGACCTCAAGGGGCACGGTCTGTCCAAGCGCGTGCTCACGGCGACGTTTTCGGAATTCGGCCGGCGCGTAAAAGAAAACGGCAGCCTCGGCACCGACCACGGCGCGGCCGGTCCAATGTTTTTCATCGGCGACGCAGTGAAAGCCGGAGTGCACGGAAAGCACCCAAGTCTCACCGATCTCGATCAAGGCGATCTCAAGCACCACACCGATTTTCGAAGCGTGTACACTACGCTGTTGACCGATTGGCTCAATTGGCCCGCCGAAGCCGCGGTGGGCGGGAAGTATGCGAAGCTGAAATTATTGGCGTAA
- a CDS encoding DUF1501 domain-containing protein, with protein MRGMIAGHKNAHAFANFHGRTREGLTAFSRRGMLKAGLAGVAGLSLPDLLRFRAEAAQVGRPMGGRKAVILLWMSGGPSHIDTLDPKPDQPEIKRGPFGTIPTTLPGVRVCEHLPKYAKLTNKLTIVRSMDARGSSHQPNQVMQTGFRAAAPRTNREGSMYPAMGSIVGKLRGANDPALPPYVVLNHLDRTHFAWGGWLGKQHDPFVGDKVDQLLRLPAGLSLKRLRERRALSNQIESIQRHLDQHGNMAALDTFNQGAYDLIFGQKAKTAWDVSREPQKIIDAYGKHPWAKKALLARRLVEAGVAFVTIDLSNHRSSGTWDTHGDKSDGVYGGIESGLKPLLPVFDHLYSTLINDLSERGLLDEVLVIAMGEFGRTPTIGTQNGFTGGRNHWPNVMSFTLAGGGFRHGQVIGASDAEGGFPAERPVTPADLAATVYHHFGVPQDATFTDLKNRPRFIVDHGVPLKELL; from the coding sequence ATGCGGGGGATGATTGCGGGACACAAAAACGCGCATGCATTCGCGAATTTCCACGGGCGCACCCGTGAAGGGCTCACCGCATTCAGCCGGCGGGGCATGCTCAAGGCGGGTCTTGCGGGGGTGGCTGGGCTTTCGCTGCCGGATCTTCTGCGCTTTCGAGCGGAAGCGGCCCAAGTCGGCCGGCCGATGGGCGGCCGGAAGGCGGTGATTCTTCTCTGGATGTCCGGAGGGCCGAGCCATATTGATACGCTCGATCCCAAGCCCGATCAGCCGGAAATCAAGCGCGGGCCGTTTGGCACGATCCCCACCACATTGCCCGGTGTGCGTGTGTGCGAGCATTTGCCCAAGTACGCGAAGTTGACGAATAAGCTTACGATCGTCCGTTCGATGGATGCGCGCGGTAGCAGTCATCAGCCAAACCAGGTGATGCAAACCGGCTTCCGCGCCGCTGCGCCACGCACCAATCGCGAGGGCTCGATGTACCCGGCGATGGGTTCGATTGTTGGCAAATTGCGCGGCGCGAATGACCCCGCGCTGCCGCCGTACGTAGTGCTCAACCACCTTGACCGTACGCACTTCGCGTGGGGCGGTTGGCTGGGCAAACAACACGATCCTTTTGTGGGGGACAAGGTGGATCAATTGTTGCGATTGCCCGCAGGTCTTTCGCTGAAGCGCCTGCGTGAACGTCGTGCGTTGTCGAACCAAATCGAATCGATCCAGCGCCACCTCGATCAACACGGCAATATGGCCGCCCTCGATACCTTCAACCAAGGCGCGTACGATTTGATTTTTGGGCAAAAGGCAAAAACTGCGTGGGATGTTTCGCGCGAGCCACAAAAAATCATCGATGCCTACGGCAAACACCCATGGGCAAAGAAAGCGCTTCTCGCGCGGCGGCTCGTTGAGGCTGGCGTGGCGTTTGTGACGATTGATCTTTCCAACCACCGGAGCTCCGGCACGTGGGACACGCACGGCGACAAATCCGATGGCGTTTACGGAGGCATCGAAAGCGGGCTCAAGCCGTTGCTGCCGGTGTTCGATCATCTTTACAGCACGCTCATCAACGACCTCAGCGAGCGCGGATTGCTCGATGAAGTGCTGGTGATTGCGATGGGTGAATTCGGCCGAACGCCCACTATCGGCACACAAAACGGCTTCACCGGCGGCCGCAACCACTGGCCGAATGTAATGAGCTTCACGTTGGCCGGCGGCGGTTTTCGGCACGGGCAGGTAATTGGCGCGAGCGATGCCGAGGGTGGCTTTCCGGCGGAACGACCGGTGACCCCCGCCGACCTCGCCGCGACGGTGTACCATCACTTCGGCGTGCCGCAGGATGCCACGTTCACCGATCTCAAAAACCGCCCGCGCTTCATCGTTGATCACGGCGTGCCGTTGAAGGAACTCCTTTAG
- a CDS encoding acetylxylan esterase, which yields MNISSKLAVGLFVFTTSLFAQPKIYNYDEAKIPKFTLPDPLIMADGAPVKSVKHWETQRRPEILELFKKEMYGRAPGKPAKQSYFVLTHHKNVLGGKADRKQVEVRFAGTGKGPRMTILIYLPARAKGPVPIFLTLNFRGNHTIHPDPTIRLTPSWVRGKVKGETKNNRATENGRGLAKSRWPVETILARGYALATIYYGDIDPDFDDGWKNGVHALYPQTKKRKPDAWGSIATWAWGLSRAMDYLETDREIDHHRVAVMGHSRLGKTSLWAGAADPRFALVISNDSGCGGAALSRRAFGETVQRINTSFPHWFCGNFAKYNANENACPIDQHQLIALMAPRPVYIASAAADRWADPKGEFLAGLHANPVYQLYGLRGLPAKTHPPLDMPSMGTIGYHIRTGRHDVTDFDWAAYLKFADKHLNPHKK from the coding sequence ATGAACATTTCATCGAAGCTGGCCGTTGGTTTGTTTGTTTTCACCACCTCGCTTTTCGCTCAACCCAAAATCTACAATTACGATGAGGCAAAGATCCCGAAATTCACTTTGCCTGATCCACTGATTATGGCTGATGGCGCACCGGTAAAATCCGTGAAGCATTGGGAAACCCAACGGAGACCGGAGATTTTGGAGTTGTTCAAAAAAGAAATGTACGGCCGCGCACCGGGCAAGCCCGCAAAGCAAAGTTACTTTGTGCTCACGCATCATAAAAACGTGCTCGGCGGCAAAGCCGATCGCAAACAAGTGGAGGTGCGCTTCGCCGGAACGGGCAAGGGGCCACGTATGACGATTTTGATTTACCTGCCCGCGCGCGCCAAGGGCCCTGTGCCAATATTTCTCACGCTCAACTTTCGTGGCAACCACACCATCCATCCGGACCCGACCATTCGCCTAACTCCCTCGTGGGTGCGCGGCAAGGTGAAAGGCGAAACCAAAAACAATCGCGCCACCGAAAACGGACGCGGCCTTGCAAAAAGCCGTTGGCCGGTGGAAACCATCCTCGCGCGCGGGTATGCGCTGGCCACCATTTATTATGGCGACATCGATCCGGACTTTGATGACGGTTGGAAAAACGGCGTGCACGCGTTGTACCCCCAAACCAAAAAACGCAAACCCGACGCGTGGGGCAGCATCGCCACGTGGGCGTGGGGGCTGAGCCGCGCGATGGATTATTTGGAAACCGACCGCGAGATCGATCACCACCGCGTCGCGGTGATGGGCCATTCGCGCCTCGGCAAAACTTCCCTCTGGGCTGGCGCGGCGGATCCGCGTTTTGCGTTGGTCATTTCCAACGACTCCGGCTGTGGCGGCGCAGCACTTTCGCGCCGTGCCTTCGGCGAAACCGTCCAGCGCATCAACACGTCCTTCCCGCATTGGTTCTGCGGCAACTTTGCCAAATACAACGCCAACGAAAACGCCTGCCCCATCGATCAGCATCAGCTCATTGCGCTCATGGCCCCGCGCCCCGTGTACATCGCCAGCGCCGCCGCCGATCGCTGGGCCGATCCCAAAGGCGAATTCCTCGCCGGTCTTCACGCGAATCCGGTTTATCAATTGTATGGCTTGCGGGGTTTGCCCGCCAAAACCCATCCGCCGTTGGACATGCCATCCATGGGCACCATCGGCTATCACATTCGCACTGGTCGGCACGATGTCACGGATTTTGATTGGGCAGCGTACCTGAAATTTGCCGATAAACACCTCAACCCCCACAAAAAGTGA
- a CDS encoding trypsin-like peptidase domain-containing protein, with translation MFKNLLLTVGLTAMMTPAADLAPWEKTAPESIEDLLAIQGKVQTMLEDAMAATVTLQMGGSSGSGVIISDDGLILTAGHVSGTPGRKVTVILADGRKFEGKALGKNKADAGMVQILKPKDLPTSHYETHKTNLPKVGQWVVSIGNPGGLDAKRGAVVRLGRIIFSRPDTLRSDCKLLGGDSGGPLFNLDGTVIGIHSRISGEPDQNYHVSMPAFHGDWKNLSDPSLPGFLGVTAVDYKKDGVEGAELEIIRDNSPAKKSGLKVGDIIIKVSGNDVKASGNLTSLIGKLRPGAKTKLTLLRDKKEMEIEVTLGSRPGAAPKLPFGFPPRK, from the coding sequence ATGTTTAAAAATTTACTTTTAACCGTCGGACTGACGGCGATGATGACGCCCGCGGCCGATTTGGCCCCGTGGGAAAAAACCGCACCCGAGTCCATTGAGGATCTCCTGGCCATCCAAGGCAAAGTCCAGACGATGCTGGAAGATGCCATGGCGGCGACGGTCACCCTGCAAATGGGCGGCTCCTCCGGCAGCGGCGTGATCATCAGCGACGACGGGCTCATCCTTACTGCGGGCCACGTCTCCGGAACGCCTGGGCGCAAAGTTACTGTGATCCTTGCCGATGGCCGGAAATTTGAAGGCAAAGCGCTTGGCAAAAATAAAGCCGATGCCGGCATGGTGCAAATCCTCAAGCCGAAAGATTTGCCCACCTCGCATTACGAGACACACAAAACCAATCTCCCCAAAGTCGGCCAATGGGTTGTTTCCATTGGCAATCCCGGCGGGTTGGACGCCAAGCGCGGCGCGGTGGTACGCCTCGGCCGCATCATCTTCTCGCGCCCGGATACACTCCGCAGCGATTGCAAACTGCTCGGTGGCGATTCCGGCGGGCCGCTTTTTAACCTCGATGGAACCGTCATCGGCATTCATAGCCGAATCTCCGGCGAGCCGGACCAAAACTACCACGTCTCCATGCCCGCCTTTCACGGCGATTGGAAAAACCTCAGCGACCCTTCGCTGCCCGGATTTCTTGGAGTTACGGCCGTGGATTACAAAAAAGACGGCGTCGAAGGGGCCGAGCTAGAAATCATTCGCGACAATTCCCCCGCAAAAAAATCCGGCCTAAAAGTAGGTGATATCATCATCAAAGTAAGCGGTAATGACGTGAAGGCCTCGGGCAACCTCACTAGCCTCATCGGCAAACTCCGCCCCGGTGCTAAAACCAAACTCACTTTATTGCGCGATAAAAAAGAAATGGAAATTGAAGTTACCCTTGGCAGTCGCCCCGGAGCTGCTCCCAAATTGCCCTTTGGTTTTCCGCCTCGTAAATAG
- a CDS encoding PDZ domain-containing protein — protein MKKFLILFLALGALNAPAASSLPSALRTDGKTVVAAFSDVEKIARSCTVRIIYGTGYKVAVGTLVNDQGLVVTKYSELDTAKSGGTLRIALPGAERYNRGKIVAHDSATDLVFITTDLTQKPDYQWAKTDEIAPATWVVAGVAGSATRPYVRAGITSATARAIPKAGAVIGILMGTEVKDKKGVPVRTVTPKGPSEQAGMKNGDVILSIEGKAVNSTDELKKAVGKHDAGETITVVVQRKDEQKTLKIKLGYRELVFASMKSRNDKLSGKVSVRRTGFEKIIQHEVTLAPSEMGGPLLDLKGRLLGINIARRNRVEFFALPASLVQKVIKAKAAEIAKATEKTE, from the coding sequence ATGAAAAAATTTCTCATCCTGTTTCTCGCCCTCGGCGCACTGAACGCACCGGCCGCCTCCAGCCTTCCCTCAGCCCTGCGCACCGATGGCAAAACCGTAGTCGCCGCCTTCAGCGACGTGGAAAAAATTGCGCGTAGTTGCACGGTCCGAATCATTTACGGTACCGGCTACAAAGTCGCGGTTGGCACGCTGGTGAATGATCAGGGATTAGTGGTGACCAAATACAGCGAACTCGATACCGCCAAATCCGGCGGTACGCTGCGCATCGCATTGCCCGGCGCCGAACGGTACAACCGCGGCAAAATCGTCGCCCACGACAGCGCTACTGATTTGGTGTTCATCACCACGGATTTGACCCAAAAACCAGATTACCAATGGGCCAAGACCGATGAGATCGCCCCCGCCACTTGGGTTGTCGCCGGCGTGGCCGGTTCCGCGACACGCCCTTACGTGCGTGCGGGCATTACCAGCGCGACAGCCCGCGCCATCCCCAAAGCGGGCGCAGTAATCGGAATTTTGATGGGCACCGAGGTGAAAGATAAAAAAGGTGTGCCCGTGCGCACCGTGACACCCAAGGGTCCGTCCGAACAAGCCGGCATGAAAAACGGCGACGTCATTCTTTCCATTGAAGGCAAGGCCGTGAATTCCACTGACGAGTTGAAGAAAGCTGTGGGCAAACATGACGCGGGCGAAACCATCACCGTGGTCGTGCAGCGGAAGGACGAACAGAAGACACTGAAGATCAAGCTCGGCTATCGCGAGTTGGTGTTTGCCAGTATGAAATCACGCAACGATAAACTCAGCGGCAAAGTCAGCGTGCGGCGGACCGGGTTTGAAAAAATCATCCAACACGAGGTCACCCTCGCCCCTTCCGAAATGGGCGGGCCTTTGCTGGATCTCAAAGGCCGTTTGCTCGGGATCAATATCGCCCGGCGCAATCGCGTAGAATTTTTCGCCCTCCCCGCCAGCCTCGTTCAAAAAGTAATCAAGGCTAAAGCCGCCGAGATTGCAAAGGCTACTGAAAAAACCGAGTAG